The sequence GGCGGCGCGGTCGCCACCGCGGGCGCCCTGGCCCTGCTCATGGTCGGCGCGGACACCGCCACAGCGGTGGCCTCCGCGCTGACGCTCGTCCTCGGCCTGGGCCTGGGCTGTCTGATGCAGCCCGCGATGCTCATCACCATGAACAGCGCGGAGCCCCGCGACATGGGCGCGGCCAGCGGCACCACCACGCTGCTACGGACCATCGGTGGCTCGCTCGGCGTCGCCGTGCTCGGCTCCGTCTACACCGGCCGCATGGCCGCCACCCTCACGGACCGGCTCGGCCGGGACGGGGAGCGGCTCGCCGGCGGCCACGAAGTGACCCCCGCGGTGCTGCTCGGGCTGCCCGACGGGGTGCGGGACGCCTTCCGTGCCGGGGTCACCGGCGGACTGCACAGCGTCATGATCGGCACGGCCGCGCTGTGTGCCGTCGCCTCCGCGGCCGCCTGGCTGATCCGCGAGGTGCCGCTGCGAACGGCCCCGGGGGCGCCGGACTAGGGAGTGTTGTGAAAATGCTGGCCGCAGCCGATTGTGGGTGGCTGCGGCCAGCATTTTCGGGTGGTTGTCCAGGTGGGTGGCCACCATCTCGCAGGCAGAAGTGCGCCGACGGTTACTGCTGGGGCGCTTCGGCCGCCAGGGCGTCGAGGTGGGCGGCGACCCGCTGGAGCAGTTCCATCAGCACCTCGTGCTCGTTGGCCGAGAGGCACTCCATCATCCGCACCCTCAGGGCTCCGGACCGCTCGGCGACCCGCTCGTAGGAGCGTCGCCCCTCCCCGGTCAGCGTCACGCTGCCGTCACCCGCCACCTGCGCCCAGCCGCGCTCGATGAACCGCTCGACATGCGGCCACATGGTCGGCTCGTCGGCGGACAGGAATGCCGCCATGGTCTCATCGAGCACGGCGACGGTGATCGGGCCGTACGAAATCGTGTTCAGCACCTGCCAGGACCGCCGGTTCAGACCGTCCGCGGCGAACAGCCGGCCCAGGCTCTCGGTGATGGCTCCGTCGATGTGCTTTAGCCAGTAGCCGAGCGGCCTCTGCTCACGGACGTCGGGCAGGCGAGTCATGTCGGTCATGCCAATCCCTCAAATACATGTCTTCTGACAACAATTGTAAACTAGCATGCATGTCGAAGAGGGATCAACAGGAAGCCGTCGCCGCCGTCGAGCGGGCCATGGTGG is a genomic window of Streptomyces gilvosporeus containing:
- a CDS encoding MarR family winged helix-turn-helix transcriptional regulator — encoded protein: MTDMTRLPDVREQRPLGYWLKHIDGAITESLGRLFAADGLNRRSWQVLNTISYGPITVAVLDETMAAFLSADEPTMWPHVERFIERGWAQVAGDGSVTLTGEGRRSYERVAERSGALRVRMMECLSANEHEVLMELLQRVAAHLDALAAEAPQQ